Proteins found in one Cobetia sp. L2A1 genomic segment:
- a CDS encoding DUF1415 domain-containing protein: MSADHTSADTMPTDTTTGYTPPLETTEEAAIDATRQWVETHIVADNLCPFAAREMARNSIQYAVVPGAGLERCLQALGDELLNLDAHREAETTLVIFKDGFRDFDTYLELLDYAEALLEMQGYEGIYQLASFHPDYVFEDTEEDDAANYTNRSPYPMLHLLRESSVEAAINAYSGDIEEVPARNETLMRERGVETLVTRLKACAHASQKKAAEQG; this comes from the coding sequence ATGAGCGCCGATCATACGTCCGCAGACACAATGCCTACCGATACGACGACCGGCTATACACCGCCTCTCGAAACCACCGAAGAAGCGGCCATCGACGCCACGCGTCAGTGGGTAGAGACCCATATCGTCGCCGATAACCTGTGCCCGTTTGCTGCGCGTGAGATGGCACGCAACAGCATTCAGTACGCAGTGGTGCCTGGCGCAGGGCTTGAACGCTGTCTGCAGGCGCTTGGGGATGAACTCCTGAACCTCGACGCTCACCGCGAAGCTGAGACGACGCTGGTGATCTTCAAGGATGGCTTCCGCGACTTCGATACCTATCTGGAACTGCTGGATTACGCCGAGGCGCTGCTGGAAATGCAGGGCTATGAGGGCATCTATCAGCTGGCCAGCTTCCACCCCGACTATGTGTTCGAGGATACCGAGGAAGATGACGCGGCGAACTACACCAACCGCTCGCCCTACCCGATGCTGCACCTACTGCGCGAAAGCTCCGTCGAGGCTGCCATCAATGCCTACTCGGGCGATATCGAAGAAGTGCCTGCCCGCAATGAAACATTGATGCGCGAACGTGGTGTAGAGACACTGGTGACGCGTCTCAAGGCCTGCGCACATGCCAGTCAGAAGAAGGCTGCCGAACAGGGCTAG
- the mnmH gene encoding tRNA 2-selenouridine(34) synthase MnmH, with protein sequence MNLPTVAASCDLLRAGRPLIDVRAPVEFAAGALPGAVNLPLMDDEERHRVGLQYKQVGPESAVHLGHQLVSGGIKKARVRAWVEHVEQHPDAILYCFRGGMRSQLSQQWLMEAGIERPRIAGGWKAMRQQLTGLIDERVEHAPMLLVGGLTGCAKTELIHALDNGIDLEGCARHKGSAFGRHPFPAPSQIDFEHRMGADMLALADDAPSVMEDESRFIGSVNIPLTAWRAMERAPLIRVEMPLDWRLVQIQKDYIQGLWATYSRHYGDFLGWALMQRQLRQALLRLRKRLGSARLARLVRMQDIAFSEHKRGNASAHEAWLAPLLSEYYDPMYRYQLEKHERTFLHVGDWDNSLAFAREWSATHRWQR encoded by the coding sequence ATGAACCTGCCCACCGTTGCGGCCAGCTGTGACCTGCTGCGCGCTGGCCGCCCGCTGATAGACGTGCGTGCTCCGGTCGAGTTCGCTGCCGGTGCCCTGCCGGGTGCCGTCAATCTGCCGCTGATGGATGACGAAGAGCGCCATCGGGTCGGGCTGCAATACAAGCAGGTTGGGCCAGAATCCGCAGTGCACCTGGGACATCAGCTGGTCAGTGGCGGTATCAAGAAAGCGCGTGTCCGCGCCTGGGTCGAGCATGTCGAGCAGCACCCTGATGCCATCCTCTACTGTTTTCGCGGCGGCATGCGTTCCCAGCTCAGCCAGCAATGGTTGATGGAGGCCGGTATCGAGCGACCGCGAATCGCTGGCGGCTGGAAGGCCATGCGTCAGCAACTGACCGGACTGATTGATGAGCGGGTTGAGCACGCGCCGATGCTGTTGGTCGGCGGGCTGACTGGCTGTGCCAAGACCGAGCTGATACATGCGCTGGATAACGGCATCGATCTGGAAGGCTGTGCGCGCCACAAGGGCTCTGCCTTTGGTCGCCATCCGTTCCCCGCGCCGAGTCAGATCGACTTCGAGCATCGTATGGGGGCCGACATGCTGGCGCTGGCGGACGATGCTCCCAGCGTGATGGAAGATGAGTCGCGCTTCATCGGTAGCGTCAATATTCCACTGACGGCATGGCGTGCGATGGAGCGAGCGCCGCTGATTCGTGTCGAGATGCCACTCGACTGGCGTCTGGTGCAGATTCAAAAGGATTACATCCAAGGACTGTGGGCAACCTATAGCCGCCACTACGGCGATTTCCTGGGCTGGGCACTGATGCAGCGTCAGTTACGTCAGGCACTGCTACGCCTGCGCAAGCGTCTGGGCAGTGCGCGACTGGCGCGGCTGGTCCGCATGCAGGACATCGCCTTCAGCGAGCACAAGCGCGGGAATGCCAGTGCCCACGAGGCCTGGTTGGCACCACTGCTCAGCGAATACTACGACCCCATGTATCGTTATCAGCTCGAGAAGCACGAGCGCACCTTCCTGCACGTCGGCGACTGGGATAATAGCCTCGCCTTCGCCCGTGAGTGGAGTGCCACCCACCGCTGGCAGCGTTGA
- a CDS encoding copper resistance protein NlpE N-terminal domain-containing protein, with translation MQIRTLMVGAALMAGLAGCASTAPTNDGAAESTAAETASEQVAVYKGTLPCRRCTGIDLDVRLKGAEAAPQDQRTFSLDATYRDHPQQPEPEHYEGQWDVLSGTVTDANATVYELTPSGEGQTYYFLRLDAQTLELVDPQKRRFQNGETLQLKRQ, from the coding sequence ATGCAGATCAGGACTCTGATGGTGGGAGCCGCGCTGATGGCCGGTCTCGCCGGGTGTGCGTCAACAGCCCCCACCAATGATGGTGCCGCTGAGAGCACCGCCGCCGAGACAGCCAGCGAGCAGGTTGCCGTCTACAAGGGCACCCTGCCGTGTCGTCGTTGCACGGGCATTGATCTCGATGTACGTCTCAAGGGCGCTGAAGCAGCTCCACAAGATCAGCGCACCTTCAGTCTCGATGCTACCTATCGTGATCATCCGCAGCAGCCGGAACCGGAGCATTACGAAGGCCAGTGGGACGTGCTGTCTGGCACCGTGACCGATGCAAATGCGACGGTCTATGAGCTGACTCCGTCTGGCGAAGGTCAGACTTACTACTTCCTGCGTCTGGATGCTCAGACACTGGAGCTGGTTGACCCGCAGAAGCGTCGCTTCCAGAACGGTGAAACCTTGCAGCTCAAGCGTCAGTGA
- a CDS encoding alkene reductase gives MTDNTTTANTAESLFSPVTLGDLTLPNRILMAPLTRARTPDSVPGKLQEIYYGQRAGAGLIISEATNISPTAKGYVYTPGIWTDEQEAGWKGVVEAVHAKGGRMALQLWHVGRVSHEMVQPDGRQPVAPSALKGDGAQCFVEFDDGTSGRHPTSTPRALETDEIPGIVDDYRKAAVRAKRAGFDMVEVHAANAYLLNQFMATGTNQRTDEYGGSVENRARLTLEVVDAVAEVFGPKRTGIRLTPFIEIFGLTDDEPEEMAFYMSDQLSRRGIAYVHVNEPDWAGGDVKFTDDFRRALRARVKGALIFCGHYDGHSAARIIQEGIADAVAMGRPYIANPDLVERMRLDVPLNEQDPDTFYGGKAKGYTDYPFLDNGHDRHA, from the coding sequence ATGACAGATAATACGACGACAGCCAATACGGCAGAAAGCCTGTTCAGCCCTGTAACGCTTGGTGATCTGACATTGCCGAATCGTATCTTGATGGCACCGCTGACTCGCGCTCGTACACCGGATAGCGTGCCGGGCAAGTTGCAGGAAATCTATTACGGTCAGCGAGCCGGCGCAGGCTTGATCATCAGTGAGGCGACCAACATCTCGCCGACGGCCAAGGGCTATGTGTATACCCCAGGCATCTGGACTGATGAGCAGGAAGCCGGTTGGAAGGGTGTCGTCGAAGCCGTGCATGCCAAGGGTGGACGCATGGCGCTACAGCTGTGGCATGTAGGACGCGTCTCCCATGAGATGGTGCAGCCGGATGGCCGGCAGCCTGTTGCGCCGAGTGCGCTCAAGGGTGACGGTGCCCAGTGCTTCGTCGAGTTCGATGACGGCACAAGTGGCCGCCATCCTACGAGTACCCCGCGCGCGCTGGAAACTGACGAGATCCCTGGCATTGTCGACGACTATCGCAAGGCTGCCGTGCGTGCCAAGCGTGCAGGCTTCGACATGGTCGAAGTCCATGCCGCCAACGCTTACCTACTTAATCAGTTCATGGCGACTGGCACTAACCAGCGCACAGATGAGTATGGCGGCTCTGTAGAGAATCGTGCCCGCCTGACCCTGGAAGTGGTCGATGCCGTTGCCGAGGTGTTCGGTCCAAAGCGTACCGGCATTCGCTTGACGCCCTTTATCGAGATCTTCGGGCTGACCGACGATGAGCCAGAAGAGATGGCCTTTTACATGTCTGACCAGCTCTCCAGGCGCGGCATTGCCTATGTGCACGTGAATGAGCCGGATTGGGCGGGTGGCGACGTCAAGTTCACCGACGACTTCCGCCGTGCGCTGCGCGCGCGAGTGAAGGGCGCGCTGATCTTCTGTGGCCACTATGACGGTCACAGTGCCGCTCGTATTATTCAGGAAGGCATCGCTGACGCAGTGGCCATGGGGCGCCCTTATATCGCCAACCCTGATCTGGTCGAACGCATGCGCCTTGATGTTCCACTCAACGAACAGGACCCGGATACCTTCTACGGCGGCAAGGCCAAGGGCTACACCGACTATCCATTTCTGGATAATGGACACGACCGCCACGCCTGA
- the hisC gene encoding histidinol-phosphate transaminase, translating into MSKYWSPQVHDLTPYIPGEQPREQLIKLNTNENPYPPAPAVEQTLREFNTSDLRRYPDPSSSSLRAALADTFHVSADEVFVGNGSDEVLALAFQAFFRQDKPLLLPSISYSFYPVYCRMYGIQSRSIALTDDWEVDLEAFGNDNGGIIFANPNAPTGHGHGRAAIAALLERNPHSVVLVDEAYVDFGGESAVPLIHQYPNLVVTGTFSKSRSLAGIRLGYAVASRELIEGLERIKDSFNSYPIDRLAEQVGIAALSDPGYFDECRTRVITTREQTRDRMAALGFQVLSSQTNFVLATHPTHDAGELFIGLRERGILVRHFNTDALCGYLRISIGTDAEMDSLIEALEDLCR; encoded by the coding sequence ATGAGCAAGTACTGGAGCCCACAGGTCCACGACCTGACCCCCTATATCCCCGGCGAGCAACCGCGTGAGCAGCTGATCAAGCTGAACACCAACGAGAACCCGTATCCGCCGGCGCCCGCCGTGGAGCAGACGCTTCGTGAGTTCAATACCTCCGATCTGCGTCGTTATCCAGACCCGAGCTCCAGCTCGCTGCGCGCCGCTTTGGCAGACACCTTCCATGTGAGTGCCGATGAGGTCTTTGTCGGCAATGGTTCCGATGAAGTGCTCGCATTGGCCTTCCAGGCATTTTTCCGTCAGGACAAGCCTCTGTTGCTGCCGAGCATCAGCTACAGCTTCTACCCTGTCTACTGCCGCATGTATGGTATCCAGTCACGTAGTATCGCGCTGACCGACGACTGGGAAGTCGACCTGGAAGCCTTCGGTAATGACAACGGTGGCATCATCTTTGCCAACCCGAATGCACCAACCGGTCATGGGCACGGCCGTGCTGCGATCGCCGCATTGCTTGAACGCAATCCACACAGCGTCGTACTGGTTGATGAAGCCTACGTGGACTTCGGGGGCGAAAGTGCCGTACCGCTGATTCACCAGTATCCGAATCTCGTCGTGACAGGCACCTTCTCCAAATCACGTAGCCTGGCGGGCATTCGCCTCGGCTACGCGGTGGCATCACGCGAACTCATCGAAGGATTGGAGCGCATCAAGGATTCCTTCAACTCCTACCCGATTGACCGACTGGCTGAGCAGGTCGGTATCGCAGCGCTCAGCGACCCCGGCTATTTTGACGAATGCCGTACCCGTGTCATCACGACTCGCGAGCAGACCCGAGATCGTATGGCTGCACTAGGCTTTCAAGTATTGTCGTCACAAACCAACTTTGTGCTAGCGACACATCCTACTCATGATGCTGGTGAACTGTTCATCGGTCTGCGTGAGCGCGGCATTCTCGTTCGCCACTTCAATACCGATGCACTATGTGGCTATCTCCGCATCAGTATCGGTACCGACGCAGAAATGGACAGCCTGATCGAAGCTCTTGAAGATCTTTGTCGTTGA
- the radA gene encoding DNA repair protein RadA — translation MAKAKSAFVCTECGAESSKWQGQCSGCREWNTLQEIRIGPSVLPGAAPSAGSSGAAAARTATGRGGYAGTLSDNVTDLSNVSLSEVPRFSSTFGEFDRVLGGGLVPGSAVLLGGHPGAGKSTLLLQTACKLAQHKRSLYVTGEESLSQVAMRAHRLQLPMQGLKMLAETSVEIILATAEREKPEVLIIDSIQTMHMEDLSSAPGGVSQVRESAAALTRFAKRTNTVLLLVGHVTKDGSLAGPKVLEHMIDASLLLEGDGDSRFRTLRGQKNRFGAVNELGVFAMVEHGLKEVKNPSAIFLSRNEEQASGSLVMVVWEGTRPILIEVQALLDDSALGNPRRVAVGLDGNRLSMLLAVLNKHGGLFTGDQDVFLNVVGGVKVLETSADLAVLCAVVSSLQNRPLPRELVVFGEVGLSGEIRPVPSGQERIIEAAKHGFTRAIVPKGNAPKQAPKGMTVIAVDKLSQALEAL, via the coding sequence ATGGCGAAAGCAAAGAGCGCTTTTGTGTGCACCGAGTGCGGTGCCGAGTCTTCCAAATGGCAGGGCCAGTGTAGTGGCTGCCGTGAATGGAACACTCTTCAGGAGATCCGGATCGGCCCCTCGGTGTTACCCGGCGCTGCACCTTCGGCAGGCAGCAGTGGCGCAGCTGCTGCGCGTACTGCAACAGGCCGCGGCGGTTATGCGGGTACGTTGAGTGACAATGTGACGGATCTCTCCAACGTGTCGCTCTCTGAGGTACCCCGCTTCTCCTCTACTTTTGGCGAGTTCGATCGCGTACTGGGTGGTGGTTTGGTGCCGGGTTCCGCAGTGCTGTTGGGTGGGCATCCCGGGGCCGGCAAATCGACACTGCTGTTGCAAACCGCCTGCAAGCTAGCGCAGCACAAGCGTTCGCTCTACGTCACCGGTGAAGAGTCGCTGTCTCAGGTCGCGATGCGTGCTCATCGTCTGCAGTTGCCGATGCAGGGATTGAAGATGCTGGCAGAGACAAGCGTCGAGATTATTCTGGCGACCGCTGAACGTGAGAAACCTGAAGTGCTGATCATCGACTCTATTCAGACCATGCACATGGAGGATCTTTCTTCAGCACCGGGTGGTGTCTCACAGGTGCGCGAGTCCGCAGCGGCACTGACTCGTTTCGCCAAGCGTACCAATACCGTGTTGCTGCTGGTGGGGCATGTCACCAAGGATGGCTCACTGGCCGGCCCCAAGGTGCTGGAGCACATGATTGATGCGTCGCTATTGCTGGAAGGTGACGGTGATTCGCGCTTTCGTACCTTGCGCGGTCAGAAAAATCGCTTCGGTGCCGTCAACGAGCTCGGCGTTTTCGCCATGGTTGAGCATGGCCTGAAAGAAGTGAAGAACCCCAGTGCCATCTTCCTGTCACGCAATGAAGAGCAAGCCTCCGGCAGTCTGGTGATGGTGGTCTGGGAAGGCACACGGCCGATCCTGATCGAAGTGCAGGCGCTGCTGGATGACTCTGCACTAGGCAATCCACGCCGTGTGGCAGTTGGCCTGGATGGCAATCGCCTCTCGATGCTATTGGCCGTATTGAACAAGCATGGCGGACTCTTCACCGGTGACCAGGATGTCTTCCTCAACGTGGTGGGTGGGGTCAAGGTATTGGAAACGAGTGCCGATCTTGCGGTGCTGTGTGCGGTAGTATCCAGCCTGCAGAATCGTCCGTTGCCGCGTGAACTGGTTGTCTTTGGGGAAGTCGGACTATCGGGCGAAATTCGCCCGGTCCCGAGTGGACAGGAGCGCATCATAGAAGCCGCCAAGCACGGCTTTACTCGCGCTATCGTTCCGAAGGGCAATGCACCCAAGCAGGCGCCGAAGGGCATGACGGTGATTGCGGTAGATAAACTGTCCCAAGCGCTGGAGGCACTGTAA
- a CDS encoding SulP family inorganic anion transporter, translated as MPASSPTPSSDARHAMAYRVTRMLPFLGWLKGMSPKDARADLLAGVSGAVLVLPQGVAYALIAGLPPAYGLYAAIVVAIIAGLFGSSRHMVSGPAAAISMVVFGTVSTLATPGSPEYLPLVLALTFMVGVIQLSLGLLRMGALVNLISHTVVIGFTAGAGVLIATSQLKHLFGIELGNATSFLGTWWALLGHLGETSWATLTTGVSTLLVAVLARRLNRRLPWMLIAMAVGCGVAALLGGSRSGIPMVGALSGSLPPLSLPPLGFDTLRSLGGAAFALAVLGLIEAVSIARAIGVRSHQRIDGNQEFIGQGLSNLVGSFFSCFAGSGSFTRSGANYDAGARTPLSVIVAALIVLAVLLLVPNVTAWLPLPAMAGLIMVIAANLIEFSHIRKILAVSREEAVILTITFLSTLLLPLEFAIFAGVLVSLVLYLNRTSRPRLVEMAPDSEHPELGVRNAERYQLSQCREVVILRIDGSLFFGAVDHVQSKLARYNGKHVILLGTGCNFIDIAGAEMLEIEQHRLRDNGGSLSMCGFRKYALEVMERGGFLERIGREHYFHTAEAAIAALRESVADAHRGHGDAPAECADCQLFGPAGVGPGQGIRLTPPLA; from the coding sequence TTGCCCGCTTCTTCTCCTACGCCGTCTAGCGATGCGCGTCACGCGATGGCCTATCGCGTGACGCGCATGCTGCCCTTTCTTGGTTGGCTAAAAGGCATGTCGCCAAAAGATGCGCGCGCGGATCTTTTGGCGGGTGTGAGTGGTGCCGTGCTGGTGCTGCCACAAGGCGTCGCCTATGCGCTGATCGCCGGTCTGCCGCCTGCCTATGGCTTGTACGCCGCTATTGTCGTGGCGATCATCGCTGGGTTGTTCGGGAGTTCGCGCCATATGGTCAGCGGCCCTGCAGCGGCAATCTCAATGGTGGTGTTCGGCACAGTCTCGACACTGGCGACGCCCGGTAGCCCTGAATACCTGCCGTTGGTACTGGCATTGACCTTCATGGTGGGCGTCATTCAGCTATCGCTGGGGCTGTTGCGCATGGGGGCACTGGTCAATCTTATCTCGCATACCGTGGTGATCGGCTTCACCGCCGGCGCGGGAGTGTTGATCGCGACCAGTCAGCTCAAACACCTGTTCGGCATTGAGCTAGGGAATGCCACCAGCTTTCTCGGCACCTGGTGGGCGCTACTCGGACATCTCGGCGAGACGTCGTGGGCCACGCTGACGACAGGGGTGAGCACACTATTGGTGGCGGTATTGGCAAGGCGCCTCAATCGTCGCCTGCCGTGGATGCTGATCGCGATGGCCGTTGGCTGTGGTGTTGCTGCGCTATTGGGTGGCAGTAGGTCGGGGATCCCGATGGTCGGTGCGCTATCCGGCAGCCTGCCGCCGCTTTCTCTGCCACCGCTAGGCTTTGACACCTTACGCTCGCTAGGGGGGGCGGCTTTCGCGCTGGCCGTGCTCGGGCTGATCGAGGCAGTGTCCATCGCGCGGGCCATTGGGGTGCGATCGCATCAGCGGATTGATGGCAATCAGGAGTTCATTGGTCAGGGGCTATCAAATCTGGTGGGTAGTTTCTTCTCATGCTTTGCGGGCTCCGGCTCTTTTACGCGTTCAGGCGCCAACTATGATGCTGGTGCGCGCACGCCGTTGTCGGTCATCGTGGCGGCACTGATCGTGCTGGCGGTGCTGCTGCTGGTACCCAATGTGACGGCCTGGCTGCCACTGCCGGCGATGGCGGGCCTGATCATGGTGATTGCCGCCAATCTGATCGAATTCAGCCACATCCGCAAGATTCTGGCCGTTAGTCGTGAAGAGGCAGTGATTCTGACCATCACCTTTCTTTCCACACTGCTATTACCACTGGAATTCGCCATCTTCGCGGGTGTGTTGGTATCACTGGTGCTCTATCTCAACCGTACCTCGCGCCCGCGTCTGGTGGAAATGGCTCCGGACTCTGAGCATCCTGAGCTAGGGGTGCGTAATGCTGAGCGTTACCAGCTTTCCCAGTGTCGCGAAGTGGTGATTCTGCGTATTGATGGCTCGTTGTTCTTCGGCGCGGTAGATCATGTGCAAAGCAAACTGGCGCGCTATAACGGCAAGCATGTGATTCTGCTCGGCACTGGCTGTAACTTCATTGATATTGCCGGTGCTGAAATGCTGGAGATTGAGCAGCATCGGCTACGTGATAACGGCGGTAGTCTCAGCATGTGTGGCTTCCGAAAATATGCGCTGGAAGTGATGGAACGTGGTGGCTTTCTTGAGCGAATCGGGCGCGAGCATTACTTCCATACTGCGGAAGCCGCGATTGCCGCGCTGCGCGAGTCGGTTGCTGATGCACATCGTGGACACGGTGATGCACCTGCTGAGTGTGCTGATTGCCAGCTGTTTGGCCCTGCTGGCGTGGGGCCGGGGCAGGGCATCCGCTTGACGCCACCGCTGGCGTGA
- a CDS encoding MGMT family protein: MRAELLEQIYTVVAQIPDGRITTYGRIAKMTEGATARMVGSAMRHLPDGHELPWHRVINASLKVTDHGGAVRQREKLRSEGILFDAVGRVPRDRLWP, encoded by the coding sequence ATGCGTGCTGAACTGTTGGAGCAGATCTACACCGTAGTTGCCCAGATTCCCGATGGGCGGATTACCACGTATGGACGAATTGCCAAGATGACCGAAGGCGCGACGGCTCGGATGGTCGGGTCAGCGATGCGTCATCTACCTGATGGGCATGAGCTTCCCTGGCATCGGGTGATCAACGCATCATTGAAGGTGACCGATCATGGAGGTGCAGTGCGCCAGCGTGAGAAGCTTCGCAGTGAGGGCATCCTGTTCGATGCGGTGGGTCGTGTGCCACGAGACCGTCTGTGGCCCTGA
- the gloA2 gene encoding SMU1112c/YaeR family gloxylase I-like metalloprotein → MTNTSRMPLMHVHHVALITANYAQAKRFYLDVMDAEVIHEAYREARDSYKLDLRLPGGIQLEVFSFPSPPDRPSYPEACGLRHLALATADIDTCVSLLISRGASPEPIRVDEYTGARFTFLADPDGTPIELYEVSEKIT, encoded by the coding sequence ATGACGAATACATCCCGCATGCCATTGATGCACGTTCATCATGTGGCGCTGATCACGGCCAACTATGCGCAAGCCAAGCGCTTCTATCTTGACGTCATGGATGCCGAGGTCATCCATGAGGCATACCGTGAAGCACGTGATAGCTACAAGCTTGATCTACGTCTGCCGGGTGGCATTCAGCTGGAAGTGTTCTCCTTCCCCTCGCCTCCCGATCGCCCTAGCTATCCAGAGGCTTGTGGTCTCCGTCACCTGGCATTGGCAACAGCGGATATCGATACCTGTGTGTCACTGCTGATAAGCCGTGGTGCTTCTCCTGAGCCTATCCGTGTTGATGAATATACTGGAGCACGCTTCACCTTCCTGGCAGATCCGGATGGTACGCCGATCGAGCTCTATGAAGTCAGTGAGAAAATCACTTGA
- a CDS encoding YjaG family protein: protein MTQPVAGFRSRLDALAPVRRTAFMATLTERLLPNAGFYAEANGTASALDATRELRKLLDLVWEQLRVREAKIDFSLQAEKVAVFEPDEADESFGARRALEAVMALTACIDVLVSEESEAALKVSRLSADGVRALIDLQAGEGVEQEALEALIREHPLMEDEHDFQDTVLESVEVPRLESNDWRALKQLGRNEDVSNLGLSLQE, encoded by the coding sequence ATGACCCAGCCTGTTGCCGGTTTCCGCTCCCGACTCGATGCGCTTGCGCCTGTTCGTCGTACTGCCTTCATGGCAACGCTGACCGAGCGTCTGCTGCCGAATGCCGGTTTCTATGCTGAAGCCAATGGGACTGCGAGTGCGCTGGATGCCACTCGTGAGTTACGCAAGTTGCTGGACCTGGTGTGGGAGCAGCTCCGCGTACGGGAGGCGAAGATCGATTTCTCGCTGCAAGCGGAAAAGGTTGCCGTCTTTGAGCCTGATGAGGCTGACGAGAGCTTTGGTGCACGCCGTGCCTTGGAAGCCGTCATGGCGCTGACAGCCTGCATTGATGTGCTGGTCAGTGAAGAGTCCGAGGCTGCGCTCAAGGTCAGCCGTCTCTCTGCCGATGGTGTTCGCGCATTGATTGACCTTCAGGCGGGAGAAGGGGTGGAGCAGGAAGCACTGGAGGCGCTTATTCGTGAACACCCGTTGATGGAAGATGAGCATGATTTTCAGGATACCGTACTGGAAAGTGTCGAGGTTCCGCGTCTCGAGAGTAATGACTGGCGTGCGCTTAAACAGTTAGGGCGTAATGAAGATGTCAGCAATCTCGGACTATCCTTGCAGGAGTGA
- a CDS encoding type 1 glutamine amidotransferase: MHLYFIHQGKIPARPDTSSAGIQTTPHGWQDPVRLSDWLTGMGHSHNSSFPMDGEALPGIDDFEALVILDGPQRLSLSEEAQPEAIRQALRLQRKLVRRALNSNRPVLGIGLGARLIAEQLGAIVSPAVVPQRCWVSLERSDKCPLNLPAEFEALVWHEEICGLPEDCELLASGERTPVAGFCWDERRVIALNFHPNLDAAATSSRLEEHPAPTQGHGVQSGEELLTQPRRFDRQAALLDRLMLEWLRH, translated from the coding sequence ATGCACCTCTACTTCATACATCAGGGCAAGATCCCTGCTCGCCCCGACACCTCGTCCGCCGGCATCCAGACGACACCGCATGGCTGGCAGGACCCGGTGCGCCTGAGTGATTGGCTAACCGGCATGGGCCACAGTCATAACAGTAGCTTCCCGATGGATGGCGAAGCCTTGCCCGGCATCGATGATTTCGAAGCGCTGGTGATTCTGGATGGCCCACAGCGACTGTCATTGTCGGAGGAAGCTCAGCCCGAGGCCATACGTCAGGCGCTACGCTTGCAACGTAAACTGGTTCGCCGTGCGCTCAACAGCAATCGGCCAGTATTGGGCATCGGGCTGGGAGCTCGCCTGATTGCCGAACAGCTAGGCGCTATCGTCTCGCCGGCGGTAGTGCCGCAACGCTGCTGGGTGTCGCTGGAACGCAGTGACAAGTGCCCGCTGAACCTGCCAGCAGAGTTCGAAGCGCTCGTATGGCATGAGGAAATCTGTGGACTGCCGGAGGACTGCGAGCTGCTCGCCAGCGGCGAACGTACGCCAGTCGCAGGCTTCTGTTGGGATGAGAGGCGCGTCATAGCGCTGAACTTTCACCCGAACCTGGATGCTGCAGCCACCTCTAGTCGCCTTGAGGAACACCCCGCCCCTACGCAAGGTCACGGGGTGCAATCGGGCGAGGAGCTACTCACGCAACCCCGGCGATTTGATCGTCAGGCGGCCCTGCTCGACCGCCTGATGCTGGAGTGGCTACGCCACTGA